A stretch of DNA from Methanolinea mesophila:
CTTGTCGCGGGTATCCTCGTGGTCTCCCTTTTTCACCTTGACCAGTTCGGAGTCAGCATCGTAGGGACCATCCCTCCGGGGTTCCCTCCGCCGACTCTCCCGCACGTGGGCCTGGCTGCAATTCCTCTGCTCCTGGCAGGTGCGGTCGGCATCGTCTTTGTTGCCGTCGGGGAGTCCATCGGGATCGCCAGGGCCTATGCGGCACGCCACCACTATGAAATCAACCCGGACCAGGAGCTGGTCGCCCTGGGATGTGCAAACATCGGCTGCGGGCTCTTCCAGGGAGCGACCGTCGATGCGACCCTTTCTTCCACGGCAACCGGAGAGGCCGCGGGAGCGAGGACACAGGTCTCCGGGATCCTCACCGCGGCCCTGATCTTTCTCACGCTCCTCTTTCTCGCGCCCTTCTTTACGAACCTGCCCCAGGCGGTCCTCGGGGCGGTGGTTATCGTTGCCGTCATCGGGATGCTGGACGTGGCAGGCCTTCGGAGCTTCTACACCATGCGCCGGACAGATTTCTGGCTTGCGGTGACCGCCCTTCTCGGGGTGATCCTGGTCGGAATTCTTGAGGGCCTCCTCTATGCCGTGCTCCTTTCAATCATCGTGCTCCTCTACAGGGCGAGCAGGCCGGGCCTGGCGATCCTGGGAAGAGTGCCCGGCCAGGAAGGGTCGTACGGGGATATTGTCAGAGCACCGGAGAACGAACCGGTCCCCGGGCTCCTGATCCTCCGGGTGGATGCTCCCCTCTACTTCTTCAATGCCAACGTTGCCCGGAAAGGCATCATCGACCTCGTCGACGCCAGGAAGGACCTCCGGACTGTCATTCTCGACATCGGGGCGAGTAGCGACCTCGACCTAGCCACCGTCGATATGCTCCGCGAGCTTGTGGATACCCTCCGGAAGAGAGAGATCGTGCTGCTGTTTGTACATGCCCGCGGGCCGGTGCGGGATCGTATGAGGATCACCGGTCTCTACGACCATATTGGCGAGGGAAACATCTTTCTCACCACGGAGGCGGCGGTACGGGAATATAGCAGGCGGTTCCCCGGGATAACCAGGGTTCCGTGAGGCAGGATACGGGGACATCAGATATCTTCCATTGGACCCCATCGCTCATGACCCTGAACAGCCGGGGGAGAAATTTCCCGGTAACCAGTGATAACGACGGCCGTATCTGGGTCATAATCGGTACCGATTCGGGTTTCGAAGGACCCACCACGGTATACTACGACACGGTTGAAATTACCCTTCGGGAAGACGAGTAAGCGGTGGGGTGGCGGCACGCCGGTGCACGGGAAAAAGTGCCTTGCGAATGCTCCGGGACAAATTCAGCAACGGTTAAATATCCGTATATTTTAAAAAAAGAATGTTAAACCAACGCAAAATACAGGAGGTATGGATGAAAATCCGGATTATTCTGACAGCACTTTTAATTATCCTTGTAGCAACCGGTGGTGCGCTCGCCGACATCGGGGTGCCACAGGTTGAAGAGACGCAGGGGTTTGAGACGAGTACGCTCATGCAGCTGATCGGGACCGCTACGGAGACCGACAGCATTACCACGACAATCGATAACGGATACACGGCATATTGGCCTCCGGCTCCCCCGTTGGGAGGGTATTCGTTCATCTATTCGAGCGCCTATTCGGAGCACACCATCGCCGACCAGGGCCTCGTCTCCATTGCCAGGACCGTCGCGTATGACACTGCCGGAATGGCGGCAGAGAACCAGTATAACCTTGTCACCGACACCCTCGCGGAGTTTATCGGGAGTGAGACCGGCAGGATGGTCTCCGGGGAATCGCTGCTCCTCGATGGTGCAGGGGCCGGAACGAATGCCAATTTGACGCTAATCTGCCCGTTTGCAACAGAGAGTGGTGACGATGTCGTCGCGCCGCTCTGCAATATCGTAGAAGAGGGAAGTTCGGTAGATATTACCCTCGGCTCGCTTTCTTCACAGTCGGCGGAACGCTTTATTATGCTGGCAGTTCCGGAACCATCCTTTTATGGCATGGCCTGGCCGTATCCGGTTGCAGACCCCGGTGTCGAGGCGGACTATAGCGTGAAGCTTACCGGGTTCGGTGATGTCGCGGCAGTCGGGAGTGCATCCGCATACATGAATGCACATGTGCAGGAAGGACGTACGTTCCTTCAACGCGGTACCGGCAACCTTTACGAGGACTATCAGTACCCGAAGGCCGAAGACCTGGTATACTCGGAACTGACCACGGCAACCGGGGAGATCACGCTCTTCCAGAAAACGATGAACTATAAATCACAGTTCACCGGTCCTGCCGAAAAATATATCCCGGTCGAAACGTAAGGCGAACGGAAAAATCGTCTTCTATTTTTTTTTCTCTTTTTTTACAGACCTTGCACGGTCACTTCGTGCAGTGGGGCCGCCTGCAATCCGACCTAATGGGAATATTCACCGTCCGCTACCTTTCGGCTCACAACCCGGCGCTTTGCATCCATGGCCGAAAGGACCGCATCCATTACGTCCGGGAGCCGGTCCTCGAGTACTTTTACCCCCTCCTCCGTAATGCCGCCTTTCGTTGCCACCCTTTCAATGACACCATCGAACGTCGTATTTCCGGCTTCGAGGATCAGTGCAGTCCCGATCATCGTCTCCTTTACCAGATATTCCGCGAGATCGGGCGGGATAGTCCCGGTCCGGACTGCAGCCCCGCCAAACTCCCGCATCATCGCGACCATCAGCGCCGGGCCGCAGCTCGTCAGGTCCGTCAGGGAATCAAAATTCCGCTCATCGGTTTCCACGGCATTACCGATAGCATTCAAAAGTCCGAGGACGAGCTCCTTGTCTTCCTGTCGGACGTCATGCCCCCACGCTACGAGTGAAATCCCGGCACCCTCTTCAGCAGTCACGCTCGGGATGATTCGGACACAACGGATGGCATCACCTGCCCAATCCCGGAGGTTTTCAAGGCTGACACATCCTGCGATTGAGACAAGCAGGGTATCGTGTTTCAGCACGTCCCTGACCTCATGGAGAACACCCCTGACTTCGAGCGGTTTCACACAGATAAAAAGAACATCGGAGTTTCCCGCCACCGACCGGTTGGATGGTTCCGCAGTGATGCCGGTAGTTCCGGCAAGGGCACGAGCCGATATCCCTGACTTCGAACTGGCCGAGATCGCACCCGGTGCAACAAGACCGGTCCCGATAATTTTCCGGATCAACATGCTCCCCATGGATCCGGTGCCGATGAACCCGTATCGCATCATGAAAACCACTCTAACGTTTTAACCGGGTGGTAAAAAAGAAGCGGGCTTTCACCCGGTCAATCCTTAGGGAGAGGAGATGAGCCGGGTCCCTCCTGACCCGACGGTTCACACTTTTCCTCATCTACGACGGATACGAAATAATCGCCCAGGTACTTCAGCTCGGGATTCCACGTTCCGCCCGAAATCCTATTTATTACCTCACTCCACGAAAAGAAATAATCGGCATCATTTATTAAGTGTGAATGAATAATCAGCACATTATCTTTCAATGAAACGCACTGCATGTGCCAGAAATTCGATAATTCTGTTCACGTGCAGAAAAGAAACGTAATCGCAAGGTGAAGAGATGAACCGCGAAGAAGTTAAGGCACTGACCGCACCGTGCGGTCTCGATTGTTTCAACTGCCGCCTGTATCTGGCAGGCAGTGACGACGACATCAGGAAAGAAAACATGGCGATGTTCCATGTGTCGCACGAAGAAGCGGCGTGCAAAGGATGTCGCCCGGAGAACGGGCTCTGCCCGGTCCGCCGGCTGAACGGCCTCGGACTGTGCAAGGTGTACCGGTGCGTTGCAGAAAAAGGCATCTATTCGTGTGCCGAGTGTTCTGATTTCCCGTGCGATAATCTGCATCCCTTTGCCGAACATGCGTCGCTGCTTCCGCATAATACCAAGGTGTTCAACCTCGCGCTCATCCGGAAGATGGGTCTAGAAAAGTGGGCGGAGGAGAAGGCAAAAAGCGTGAAAGAGACCTATTTCTTCGGGAAATTCGAAATCTGATACGAATGGTGGCTCACGATTTTCTCCCGGGGGAGAAGAGGGACAGGAGAGCAATACTCCAGTTATAGCGGGTATCTGCTTCATGATAACCGACAACGCAGGGATGAAATCCGGGATCCTTTGACCCATTCATCGGAATAGCTCCCATGGAACGTGTACGAAAGAGAATCGGAAACCCAGGGAAACAGGATGTTCGCGGGATCGCAGCCGGGTGAATGTCGTCCAGACGCACGTGGAAGATGTAGTGCGCCAGGAGGAAATCGAGGGGTCGAAATCCATGCCGGGCAGGTCCCGCACACTGATCCCCGGAGTAGGTGAATAGTATGGAAAGGTCTGACGAGTGGAAAAATAGAACTGATAAAATACCTGAACTACCGAGAAAGAAGACGAGCCTGAGTAGGACGGCAGAAGATATCGCCATGCAGCGGTTTGTCGAGTCCAACCTGCCGGAGGATGAGCGGATCTGTTACGACCCCTATGCGGTTCATTTTATCGACCCGGACCTGCTCCTTTGGGCGAGGTCGCACCCGGATGAGATAAAGGCCATGGCGGCGGCATGGGAGAAAAAGGTGCCGGGCTGGAGCAACGTGATACGGACCAGGGTCCGGTATTTCGACGATATGATCACGGCGGCAGCCCGCGACGGACTCGAGCAACTCGTCATTCTTGGAGCGGGATACGACACCAGGGCGTACCGTATCGGAGAACTGACCCCCAGCACGGTATTCGAGGTCGATCGACCGGCCATGCTGCACGTCAAGGCCGGTATCATCAAGAAAATTTTCGGATCCCTTCCCAGCCACGTCACTTATGTACCGACAGATCTCAGTGCCGGGGACCTGGAACAGGTACTATCATCAGCCGGGTGCTCGGTGAAGAAAAAAACCCTGTTTCTTCTGGAGGGCCTCGTCATGTATCTGCCCGTCGAGGCGATTGGGAATCTGTTCGGGTGTATCAGACAGCATGCCGGGCCGGGCAGTATAGTCCTTTTCGATTACATCCAGGGCTTTGTTATCGACGGGACCCGCAACCGGGAGGATGCTCGTACCATCCTGGACTATACGCGAGCGCTTGGCGAACCATTCCTTTCCGGGTTTTCCGAGGGGGAGGTCGTGACGTTCCTCGCAGAGCTGGGGTTTACCGGCACGAAGATTCTATCAGGCGAAGATTGCAGGAGAATGTATTTCCGGGGCAAACGTTCCGGGCAACCTGTATCGGACCTGATGGTGTTCGTCTCTGCCGAGGTGCCGGAACGACCGATTGCATACGATCCCGACCTGCACGAAGACAGGAATTCCCTTAACTGACTCCGTGCCGCGGAAAGTGCGCCGCATCGTTTCGGTGCCCGGCGGTCACAACGAAATCGAGGTCGGGCTGCTGACGGGTGGCGGGAAGGGGAGCGAATTCCAACCCAGAATAGACCCCGATTAATTTTTCAACTCCTGATCCGGCGGGTTAAGGGGCCATTTTATGGTGCTCCCGGATCATAGTATGAACTCGCATGGACCCGGTGTTCCTCCTGGAGATCATGTTCATCGTGATCCTCGCCCTCATCGTCCTCTTCATCTGCAATTTCCTGAAGATCCCGTCGATCATCGGGTACATACTTTCAGGTATTCTCGCCGGCCCGTTCGTGCTGAGCCTGGTGGGGAGCCGGGACATCATCGAGCTGTTCGCGGAGATCGGGATCATCTTCCTCCTCTTCACGATCGGGATACAGTTCTCGTTAAAGACGTTCTTCGAGTCAAAGAAACTGGTCGTGATCGGCGGGGCGTTGCAGCTGGTCCTGACCACGGGCATCGTCACGGCCGCCACCCTGTTCGCGGGTGCTCCCCTCCCCCAGGCGCTCTTCCTCGGGTTCCTCGTATCGTTGAGCAGCACCGCGATCGTGATGAAAATCCTCCAGGAACGGGGAGAACTCGAGAGCATCCAGGGAAAGACCGCACTCTCGA
This window harbors:
- a CDS encoding pyrroline-5-carboxylate reductase family protein; this translates as MMRYGFIGTGSMGSMLIRKIIGTGLVAPGAISASSKSGISARALAGTTGITAEPSNRSVAGNSDVLFICVKPLEVRGVLHEVRDVLKHDTLLVSIAGCVSLENLRDWAGDAIRCVRIIPSVTAEEGAGISLVAWGHDVRQEDKELVLGLLNAIGNAVETDERNFDSLTDLTSCGPALMVAMMREFGGAAVRTGTIPPDLAEYLVKETMIGTALILEAGNTTFDGVIERVATKGGITEEGVKVLEDRLPDVMDAVLSAMDAKRRVVSRKVADGEYSH
- a CDS encoding DUF3795 domain-containing protein is translated as MNREEVKALTAPCGLDCFNCRLYLAGSDDDIRKENMAMFHVSHEEAACKGCRPENGLCPVRRLNGLGLCKVYRCVAEKGIYSCAECSDFPCDNLHPFAEHASLLPHNTKVFNLALIRKMGLEKWAEEKAKSVKETYFFGKFEI
- a CDS encoding class I SAM-dependent methyltransferase — encoded protein: MERSDEWKNRTDKIPELPRKKTSLSRTAEDIAMQRFVESNLPEDERICYDPYAVHFIDPDLLLWARSHPDEIKAMAAAWEKKVPGWSNVIRTRVRYFDDMITAAARDGLEQLVILGAGYDTRAYRIGELTPSTVFEVDRPAMLHVKAGIIKKIFGSLPSHVTYVPTDLSAGDLEQVLSSAGCSVKKKTLFLLEGLVMYLPVEAIGNLFGCIRQHAGPGSIVLFDYIQGFVIDGTRNREDARTILDYTRALGEPFLSGFSEGEVVTFLAELGFTGTKILSGEDCRRMYFRGKRSGQPVSDLMVFVSAEVPERPIAYDPDLHEDRNSLN
- a CDS encoding SulP family inorganic anion transporter, with the translated sequence MQDPSGWLKKHVPILDWLPKYTRKYLVRDLAAGITVWGVLVPASMAYAEIAGIPPQAGLAASTVALVVYAIFGTSRNLKVAMTSSMAITSAAIVVSLALGDPSLTIAYTAALALLAGIILLLAGIARFGFISDFLSKSVITGFVFGIALTIIVGQIPKVLGVPGGSGTFLEQLVSLIGNLGLTNPWSLAIGAGAIVLILVIRRTCPVIPGALVALVAGILVVSLFHLDQFGVSIVGTIPPGFPPPTLPHVGLAAIPLLLAGAVGIVFVAVGESIGIARAYAARHHYEINPDQELVALGCANIGCGLFQGATVDATLSSTATGEAAGARTQVSGILTAALIFLTLLFLAPFFTNLPQAVLGAVVIVAVIGMLDVAGLRSFYTMRRTDFWLAVTALLGVILVGILEGLLYAVLLSIIVLLYRASRPGLAILGRVPGQEGSYGDIVRAPENEPVPGLLILRVDAPLYFFNANVARKGIIDLVDARKDLRTVILDIGASSDLDLATVDMLRELVDTLRKREIVLLFVHARGPVRDRMRITGLYDHIGEGNIFLTTEAAVREYSRRFPGITRVP